One genomic segment of Candidatus Zixiibacteriota bacterium includes these proteins:
- a CDS encoding FlgD immunoglobulin-like domain containing protein, translated as MRKPLTVLLLGIVMPLFSVFSLTLDRYDIKVSDDNSTADQLNPRLTLGAPGSVIVIWYDKRGGQNNIYCQYLDSAGYLSGGNQLVNDIDIGIPQMEPSVSANRFGQVAGVWKDYRNGDYPFGADIYFSRIEPSQTISDINLTSELPDSTTESPDIALFSDGSSMVVWADYRNRNWDIYGQRLSSSGGLLGTNFRLNSEAGTFAQHSPRVCGMIDGSFVVVWYDNRLGNDDIFCRRYDRNGAPIGSEFKVSDDAGTARQAFPVVAADGYRRFYIAWVDWRNGQYPQNPDIYLRRYDSAGAALSASMKVNLNDGLTAQREVALASDNIGNLCLAWADSSTGQWNVRAQIIDNLGLFSGSAFKVHQDDLGRQLQPAVTMDNYNLYFAWADSRSGNFDIYLTLKRYNNPTLVAEPGSLNFAMERDGANPPGQSLIIRNAGAGALRWSARFDVDWVNLTPLYGVTPDTISVTIAGENLEFGEYGTYLRIENQDDSNATVVVPLNLTVTAPLLNIEPDSVYCRAFAALGNPAPIYLRILNQGSGVFNWSLAEEIPWLSSNQMNGMQNDSVALSIDISSLGFGRYREPVIFEAPEAVNSPETLFVILELVGNMPYLRASPDSFFFDREVDTNTLAGCQIQNIGTGALDWEASATVGWINILNSAGSDDDSLKFQIEPIFLSPGLHSGTITVRDSLAFNRQIEVPVRVKIPPADSIIVGNGRTTPGNSAVTSIELTFSRPIKEGFLPLQFNPDRLQLDSVSFQAADFSADVVMASETYDSGMFAISFLTSDSGGIEAGNYHLADLYWTAGSIPGVFGIDTILQDTLYLRLRGVDDSEIAVTVIAGAVTVDEPTAIDEFDNNLNPAALGLSPNFPNPFNGQTVFELTLNERADVTIEIFNILGQKIARIQSGPLSAGRHKIFWDGNLEGRMPAPSGIYFCRAAADKSVQYRKLLLLR; from the coding sequence ATGCGGAAACCGCTGACAGTGCTTTTGCTGGGCATAGTTATGCCGCTTTTCTCGGTGTTTTCATTAACGCTGGATCGCTATGACATCAAAGTTAGCGACGACAATTCTACCGCCGACCAGCTTAATCCGCGCCTGACCCTTGGCGCCCCTGGTTCTGTCATTGTCATCTGGTATGATAAACGAGGAGGGCAGAACAATATCTACTGTCAGTATCTGGACAGCGCCGGATATCTGTCAGGCGGCAATCAATTAGTAAATGATATCGATATTGGTATTCCCCAGATGGAGCCGTCGGTCTCCGCCAACCGCTTCGGGCAGGTGGCCGGTGTCTGGAAAGATTACCGCAATGGCGATTACCCTTTTGGCGCCGATATCTATTTTTCCAGAATTGAGCCGTCGCAGACAATTTCCGACATAAATCTGACCTCCGAATTGCCGGATTCCACTACCGAATCGCCCGATATTGCTCTGTTCAGTGACGGCTCCTCGATGGTCGTCTGGGCTGATTATCGTAACCGCAACTGGGATATATATGGGCAGCGGCTCTCATCCTCCGGCGGGCTTTTGGGAACAAATTTCAGACTCAACAGTGAAGCGGGGACATTTGCCCAACATTCACCGCGGGTCTGCGGAATGATTGACGGCAGCTTTGTTGTTGTCTGGTACGACAATCGGCTTGGCAATGATGATATATTCTGTCGCCGGTATGACCGCAACGGAGCGCCAATTGGTTCTGAATTCAAGGTCAGCGACGATGCCGGAACCGCTCGCCAGGCATTTCCTGTTGTCGCCGCCGATGGTTATCGGCGCTTTTACATTGCCTGGGTTGATTGGCGCAATGGGCAGTATCCCCAAAACCCCGATATTTATCTTCGCCGCTATGACAGCGCTGGAGCCGCCCTCAGCGCAAGCATGAAAGTAAATCTGAACGACGGCCTTACCGCCCAGAGAGAAGTGGCGCTCGCTTCTGATAATATCGGTAACCTCTGCCTGGCATGGGCTGACTCATCTACCGGTCAATGGAATGTTCGGGCGCAGATTATTGATAACCTGGGGCTATTTTCCGGCAGCGCTTTCAAAGTTCATCAGGACGACCTGGGGCGGCAGCTTCAGCCGGCAGTGACCATGGATAATTACAATCTTTATTTCGCCTGGGCTGATTCCCGGAGCGGAAATTTCGATATTTATTTGACCCTCAAAAGATATAATAATCCCACCCTGGTGGCGGAGCCGGGCTCGTTAAATTTCGCGATGGAAAGAGACGGCGCCAACCCGCCGGGTCAATCGCTTATCATAAGAAACGCAGGAGCAGGTGCGCTCCGCTGGAGCGCCCGTTTCGATGTCGACTGGGTCAATCTCACTCCCCTTTACGGCGTTACCCCGGATACTATCTCAGTAACTATAGCCGGCGAAAATCTGGAATTCGGAGAGTACGGAACTTATCTCAGAATTGAAAACCAGGACGACAGCAATGCGACAGTAGTCGTTCCTCTCAACCTGACCGTAACTGCCCCCCTGCTTAATATTGAACCGGATTCCGTCTATTGCCGCGCTTTTGCCGCCCTTGGCAATCCCGCCCCGATATACCTCAGAATTCTTAACCAAGGCAGTGGTGTCTTTAACTGGAGCCTGGCTGAAGAGATTCCCTGGCTCTCTTCGAACCAAATGAACGGCATGCAGAATGACTCGGTAGCTCTATCTATCGATATCTCCTCCCTCGGATTCGGCAGATACCGGGAGCCGGTAATCTTTGAGGCACCGGAAGCGGTGAATTCACCTGAGACTCTTTTTGTCATTCTCGAGTTAGTGGGGAATATGCCGTACTTGCGGGCGAGCCCGGATTCGTTCTTTTTTGACCGAGAAGTCGATACAAATACACTTGCCGGATGCCAGATTCAGAATATCGGGACAGGAGCGCTTGACTGGGAGGCGTCGGCTACCGTCGGGTGGATAAATATTCTAAACAGCGCCGGAAGCGACGATGACTCTCTCAAGTTTCAAATTGAGCCAATATTTTTATCGCCCGGTCTCCATTCCGGAACTATTACGGTGCGCGACAGCCTTGCCTTCAATCGGCAGATTGAGGTTCCGGTCCGGGTAAAGATTCCACCGGCCGATTCGATTATAGTCGGGAACGGCCGGACCACCCCCGGTAATAGCGCGGTGACATCTATTGAACTGACATTTTCCCGACCTATTAAAGAAGGATTTCTCCCTCTTCAGTTTAATCCTGACCGATTGCAGCTTGATTCTGTTTCTTTTCAGGCGGCAGATTTTTCCGCAGATGTGGTAATGGCATCAGAAACCTACGACAGTGGGATGTTTGCCATAAGTTTTCTAACTTCGGATAGCGGCGGAATCGAGGCGGGGAATTATCATCTTGCTGACCTGTACTGGACAGCCGGCTCGATTCCGGGTGTCTTCGGCATTGATACTATTCTCCAGGATACTCTATATCTTCGGTTACGAGGCGTGGATGACAGTGAGATTGCCGTAACCGTGATTGCGGGAGCGGTAACTGTGGATGAACCTACGGCCATCGACGAATTTGATAATAACCTGAATCCTGCCGCCTTGGGTTTGTCGCCGAATTTCCCTAACCCCTTCAATGGGCAGACCGTTTTTGAGCTTACTCTAAACGAAAGAGCCGATGTGACCATTGAAATATTCAATATTCTGGGGCAGAAAATTGCCAGAATTCAGAGCGGGCCGCTGAGCGCGGGACGTCACAAGATTTTCTGGGATGGCAATTTGGAGGGGAGAATGCCGGCTCCCAGCGGCATCTATTTCTGCCGTGCCGCCGCTGACAAATCGGTTCAGTACCGCAAACTGCTGCTTCTGCGATAG
- a CDS encoding cation diffusion facilitator family transporter: MRESLYTPEACTRFSIIINIFLFILKMVAGILGRSQALVADSLNSLLDIVANAVVWLGIRIANRPPDDEHPYGHGNADNLAAIFVAIVLVLTGGYIGYEAVHSIIDRNFQTPTYLATTAAALTIIIKETLYHYTLRIGKRFKSPAVIANAYDHRSDVIVSAGALVGIIMAQLGYPVLDPLAGLWVAFFILKQGAKIIRENIPTLMVTSPGSKIETDIGNYIKNLDGVMAVVWIRGRAVGSSYYLDTAVNVNGNISVKAGHDIASEIKRKVQQKFPDVADILVHIEPDSD; this comes from the coding sequence TTGCGCGAAAGTCTCTATACTCCGGAAGCCTGCACTCGCTTCAGCATAATCATCAATATATTTCTGTTTATTCTGAAGATGGTTGCCGGCATATTGGGGCGTTCTCAGGCGCTGGTGGCTGATTCCCTCAATTCCCTTCTCGATATCGTCGCCAATGCCGTGGTCTGGTTAGGCATCCGTATCGCCAACCGCCCTCCCGATGACGAGCATCCCTACGGTCATGGCAACGCCGATAATCTGGCGGCGATATTTGTCGCAATAGTGCTGGTGCTTACCGGCGGATATATCGGCTATGAGGCGGTGCACTCCATCATTGACAGGAATTTTCAGACCCCCACTTACCTGGCGACAACGGCCGCCGCCCTTACCATAATTATCAAGGAGACTCTCTACCATTACACCCTGCGAATCGGCAAGAGGTTCAAGTCGCCGGCGGTTATCGCCAATGCCTATGACCATCGCTCCGATGTCATCGTCTCCGCCGGAGCCTTGGTCGGAATTATCATGGCGCAACTCGGATACCCGGTGCTGGACCCCCTGGCCGGACTTTGGGTGGCATTCTTTATTCTCAAGCAGGGCGCTAAGATCATCCGGGAGAATATTCCCACCCTGATGGTTACCTCGCCGGGCAGCAAAATCGAAACGGATATCGGAAACTACATCAAGAATTTAGACGGGGTGATGGCGGTTGTCTGGATACGCGGCCGCGCTGTCGGCTCGAGCTACTACCTCGATACCGCCGTAAACGTCAATGGTAATATCTCCGTTAAAGCGGGTCATGATATCGCCTCAGAAATCAAGCGGAAAGTCCAGCAGAAATTTCCCGACGTCGCCGACATACTTGTCCATATCGAGCCGGATTCCGATTAA